From the Methanobacterium sp. CWC-01 genome, the window GCGGACACGGTCTTCATGGTGGCCGGCACAATCACCATGGACTCAAAACGACACGAACCACTGTTTATAGCAGCGGTAAGGTCTTTAGAATCATATATACGGTAACAGAGTTTCTTCAATTCATCGGGGCTAATATCCAGTTCATAGTCGATTATAATCCGGGCTGGTTCGGTTACCAGTAAAGCAGTTCTCTTTCCGGCTTCTTTAAGGGCTTCCAGAAGTCTGATCCCGTAGATCACACCACTGGCCCCGGTAATGGCCACCACTATCATACTATATCACCATCTGTTTTTGTAAAAGAGTATTTTAGGTACATATACGGATTTATTTTTATTATGGTAGGTTCAGATAATCCCGGAAGGGGAATCCCTTCACCTGGGATGCCTCCTCTTCCGGCATGTAAATGGATAGATCGGCATGGTTGAAGCGGGCGTGTTCCAGGGCCACCACCAGGTTAGAAACTTCTCCCAGGGTTTTAGTGGAGCCATATACCGATACGGGGGTGTGCTCGTTGAAGGCAGGATATTCCGGTAGGTCAATTAGGATATAGTCCTCCTCCACTCCCAGATCCTCCGCCATTTCCAGTTCGGCCTGGCGGTTTAAGGACTCGTCCATACGGAAAACCGCCATGGGATCATCCAGACCATCCAGTTTAAGAGAGTAAACCCGTTTGAAGAGTTGACGATTATCCAGGCGACGTATAATATCCCGGACGTAGCCCTTCTCTTTCCGTGCAGCACTGACGATATCCGCATCATCGTAACGGTAGATCTCATCCGAATGGATGACCTCCGCTTTTAAAAGATGACCTAAACCGCGCCGGAACATAGAATTAACGATACGGGTGGTGTGGTGCTGGTACACGCTGGGATACATGAAGTAACGGGCCAGGAGCATGGCCTCGGCGGCCTGCACCCCCTTAC encodes:
- a CDS encoding HD domain-containing protein; translated protein: MKSIRDSVHGDLQLEEFEVALVDTPEIQRLRRIKQLGFTYLVYPGANHTRFEHSMGTMYLAGRLALNLDLDPDTRTLLRVCAALHDAGHGPFSHVSEGVLETSHEKLTSRLIRESTLGDILSERYNLKEVVGIISGQGPLGQIISGDLDVDRMDYLLRDSYYTGVAYGIIDVERLLNNMYLDGEHLTLHRKGVQAAEAMLLARYFMYPSVYQHHTTRIVNSMFRRGLGHLLKAEVIHSDEIYRYDDADIVSAARKEKGYVRDIIRRLDNRQLFKRVYSLKLDGLDDPMAVFRMDESLNRQAELEMAEDLGVEEDYILIDLPEYPAFNEHTPVSVYGSTKTLGEVSNLVVALEHARFNHADLSIYMPEEEASQVKGFPFRDYLNLP